The Arabidopsis thaliana chromosome 5, partial sequence genomic interval AAGGGAGTTTCTTGGCTGAAGGtggttttggttcggttcaCCTAGGAACTTTACCAGATGGTCAAATTATTGCTGtcaaacaatataaaattgCTAGTACACAAGGAGACCGAGAATTCTGCTCTGAAGTTGAAGTCTTGAGCTGTGCACAGCATCGAAATGTTGTTATGCTTATTGGGCTATGTGTTGAGGATGGGAAAAGATTGCTTGTTTATGAGTATATCTGCAATGGATCATTGCATTCTCATCTTTATGGTAAAGTTTCTACTAATGGTATACAAAGAAGaacattcttgttttttgttgaaaaaatgttatagATATAAAAGTTTCCATAGGTATGGGGAGAGAGCCATTGGGATGGTCAGCACGACAAAAGATTGCGGTAGGAGCAGCTCGTGGGTTGAGATACCTTCATGAAGAATGCAGAGTCGGTTGCATCGTGCATAGGGATATGCGTCCTAACAATATTCTCCTCACTCATGATTTTGAGCCTTTGGTAAAAAGAATGTTAAATCTTTGCTCaagctctctctctgtctttccGGTTTGTGCTAAGCTTGAAACTTTTGAACATTCTAGGTTGGAGATTTCGGACTAGCGAGATGGCAACCAGAAGGAGATAAAGGAGTGGAAACCCGAGTGATTGGAACTTTCGGGTAATCTTACGCCATGATCTTGAGAGATATATTCTTCTTGATTTACATGTAGAACACAATAACCAATTTCTGTTTAACTTCAGGTACTTGGCACCTGAATACGCACAAAGCGGACAGATTACAGAGAAAGCAGATGTTTACTCATTTGGGGTAGTCTTAGTTGAGCTTATCACAGGAAGAAAAGCTATGGACATAAAACGTCCTAAAGGTCAACAATGTCTCACCGAATGggtaaaaccaaaaccaactaCAGTATAACAAAGTTTTAGTCTTTAAAGCTCTGAATGCTTTACtaagaagaaacatttttCTGCAGGCAAGACCATTGTTGCAGAAACAAGCCATTAACGAACTTCTTGATCCGCGTCTAATGAATTGCTACTGTGAGCAAGAAGTTTATTGTATGGCACTATGTGCTTACCTCTGCATTCGCCGTGACCCTAACTCAAGGCCACGAATGTCTCAGGTTTGCTCACATCTCAAAAACACTTACAAGTTAATAACTTACAATCGAAATTTTCTGAGtgttaatatttctttttgtctatGGAATCTGTGTCTTCTCATTGAAGGTGTTGCGGATGTTAGAAGGAGACGTTGTCATGAATCCAATATAGAAGAAGCTTCACAAGGAAAATTCTTCTTAGGGAGTTTGTACACTATTTAGGGTTACTATTACAGCTTTTTAAATGAGTTTTGCTTTtgtatatgtaaaaatttGTTAATGAGACAAAGATTCAACTAAAGTTTGTTGAGATTTTTACATTTCATAGATTCATGGCCGGTTAAAGTCTGAATAATTGAGGTTATTGGTTGAACCGATTGGTTGACTGGTCAAAATTCAAACCTTTCAGCGGGGCAAGAGGGTTTCAGACAGCATTTTGCCCCATCCACCaaaaaatcttagaaaatATACTATACTATAGAGATGTCATGTCtgttattttacaaatattatcCCTATCTTTGAAAGAAATAGAATTGGTAAACGCAAGAGCTGATGGGTCTGGTTAATGGGCCAGTTTGAGAAAACCAGTTcgtaattagggtttatatcAATTCTCAAATGACGAATTGGTGAGAGTGGGACTTGTTCGAATGTGAAGAGACGTTACAAGGGTATGTATGCCTCAGCTTTGATACAAAGCTGGGAAAAGTCAAAAGCTTAAGAGAGTTGATACGCAACACAACGGTCACGTCTTTATTCCAACAACACACACATCTCTTAGCATAAAACACATATTTTCCCCAATTTTTCTgccatatatatgattttagaCCATAATAATTTCATCAAAAGTTACAGTTTGACCCACAGCTACAGTTGTCGCACTCCTTGTTGTAGTTCTTCTCGCAACTATACCACACacaaattaatcaaacaaacaaaaaaattagtaattaatatgATGAGATTAAAGATTAGTCAACCACATGCATCTGATTCTGATCAGCATATATGCAGAACAGgccaaaatgtttttgtgtCTACTCACTAACACAATTGTAAACGTAAGTCATAAGAAGagtttattgaattttgtACCATGAAGCCATTAAAGGTAAAGACGAGAGAGAGGATCAAGGGGGTTACCTGCAAGAGTCACCACATTTGCAGGAGGAGCCACATCCACAATTAGAATCATCCTGGTTAGAATCAGTCCCATTTCTCTTACTTGTCTTTGATTGATTAACTTCtgtagtttcttcttcttcttatgatgCTTTTGTGATTTCAACCAATGGGAATGGCCACTatttatagaagaagagagagattcgGATCACTTTATACATAATCCAAATAAATTTACGAATAACATCAACTTGcccatcattttctttttatgttagATTTGTTCCAGCTTCATTCAAGAAAGTAATTTAATGTTAGAGTTTTAGCAAGACAACAGAGTATCAAACAAACTAATAGAAAACGTCAAATTATTGGCGAAtatgtaaaaaacaaaaaaagtcgTACACGCAAGAAGATAACTATCGCAATTGCCAATAGTAAACGGCAGCCGACCCAAAAAAGAGGCAGGAAAACTTATTTAATGAGAAatattttcctctgttttgaaaTCTTCTTGTGGTCATTTGGACGACGACCCAGGACATGGTCTACGCTCTTCTACTacttattaatattatatatgagTTTCTTACGATCCATATATTACATCAGATATCcgttttaagatttttttaaaaatgttgacacaaaaaaaaagttttggacGACTAAGTGCCGTCATCAATCCATTGGATTACATCATCAATCCATTGGATAACCCTTGGTTTGATCTCTCTGAGGTGAGTATCGAGTCGTGTTATGGATCCCAAACATTGCCGCGTAGCTTGCGTAGTAGGCATTGGAATCTCAAAAcattgaaacttaaaaaactAAGTTTCGTGGATACTGATGCTTATATGTGGTTTGAATCACTCAAAACACTGCATCTTCTCTCTGTGAGGTTCTCTGACGACAAATCTGTTCAGAGGCTTTTAAGTGTTTGTCCGAAACTTGAAGATTTAGTTGTGAAACGAACAACATATGTCAATGTGAGAATATTCAGTATCAATGTGCCTAGTTTGAGGAGTTTATCTATCGATTATTCGTGGGCGGTATCTCGACCCGCGGATGTACATGGATTTGTGATAGATGCTCCTTCTTTGAGGTTCATGAACATTAAAGATCACTTCAGTAACTTATTACAGTTCGAAAATATGCCTAAGCTAGTCAAGGCGAATGTTGAGGTTGATTGTGATCTATCTGAGAAGTTTATTGGATCTATTACCTCAATCCAACATATCTCTTTATGTTCTAAAAATTCAAAGGTAACTAACCCCTCTTTAATAATCTGAACCAATGTCAAAGATTCAAtcaaataaagtttttaattaccttgttttttgcttttattgcAGATTCCTTATCCTAGTGGCACTTCCTTCTTCTATCTTGAACATCTTGAGCTATGTACATGTTCTCAAGATTGGTGGAATTTACTTAACCGTATACTCGAAGACGCTCCAAGACTTCAAGTTCTCAAGCTCAAATTGGTATGTATATGGAGTCTCCTTACTTTGTCTTTCCAGTTTTTGAACCGCCTTACTTCTAAGTTGTAACAAGCAATATGCTTTCTTCTATTTCACAGGGAAACTGTGTTCAATGTAGTACTGAGCTGATGGATTACTGGAACGAACCGTGCTCTGTTCCCAAATGTTTATCGTCTCATCTAGAGATATTCGAGTGGAGACATTACAAGGGGACaaagcaagaaagaaaagtggCAAAGTACATACTAGCAAAAGCGAGTTGTCTAAAGGTGGCAATATTCTCTTCAGTATGTATAGAGAAGAATCTGATTTTCAAGAAGTTAGAAAATGTGGACAGAGGTTCAAAAGCATGTGAGCTTGTGTTTCaataacatgttttcttttttgctatcttcaacaacatttttcattGTTAACATCTTCTGAAACAATGatttgactatatatattaagttttCGATATgtctttacaaaaatattgtgGCTGTACAACCAATCAACACCGAAGAAAGAAATATTCCtcataataaatttaaacttatctttatgtaaaaaaaaaacataaaaaaaaatcagagtttcatatctctccttcttctaaTCTAATGAGCCGCCTATTCCTCAACTCTTCAGccaaaaattagggttttcataTTCCTCCTTCAGATCTAACGACTTGGCGATGGAAGCTGCAAGATCTGGAATCGAAGATGTTACATCTCCTGATAGGATCAGCCAGTTACCTAACGATTTACTTTTTCGAATACTCTCATTAATCCCGGTAAGCGATGCAATGTCCACAAGTTTATTGTCTAAACGTTGGAAATCTGTGTGGAAGATGTTGCCAACGCTTGTATACAATGAAAACTCTTGTTCCAATATTGGTTCTCTTGGATTTGACCAATTTTGTGGTAGGTCCTTGCAATTACATGAAGCTCCACttctcaaaaccctaaccctagaACTTAGGAAGCAAACTGATTCCTTAGATTCTTCCATATTTCCAAACATTCATTCTACTCTCCTTGAATTCTCAATCAAATCTACTGGTTATCCTGTTTATTACAGTACTATCAGTTTCCCAAACAACCTTGATGTCTTCCAAACACTAGTTGTCTTGAAACTCCAAGGCAATATTTGTCTTGATGTTGTTGATTCTCCGGTTTGTTTCCAGTCCTTGAAGAGTTTGTACCTCACATGTGTGAATTTCGAGAATGAAGAATCTTTTTCCAAACTTTTATCTGCTTGTCCTGTTCTTGAAGACCTCTTCCTCCAAAGACTTTGTAGTGTGGggcgttttttgttttccatatCAGTCCCTTCTCTACAGAGATTAACCTACACTAAAGAACAAGCCTATTATTCTAACGATGAAGCAATACTCGAGATTACCGCTCCTTCTTTGAAGCACTTAAACATCTTCGATCGCGTAGgtgttttcagttttattgAGGATATGCCTAAATTGGTGGAAGCAAGTGTTAGAGTTAAACTGTCAAAGAATGAGAAGCTTCCGAAAGTTCTTACTTCAGTTGAGCATCTTTCGCTAGATCTATATCCTTCAATGGtaacatctttcttctctcgcAAGCTAGGTTTTGTTTATCTTTGAAGATAGCATTTGCTTTAAACTTTGAGTTTTTGCGTGCAGGTTTTTCACCTTGATGATAGATTCATCTCCaagcagcttcttcatctgaaaTTAGACATTTACGACAACTTTCAGTCGAATCTTCTTCTGAGTTTGTTGAAAGATTTACCTAATCTACAATCTCTCAAGCTCAACCATGTAAACTCACAATTTCCATTGATATTAATCTGTTTTGAGAGTTATGAATTGATCTAACCCAATGTCTTTTATGTTTCTCAGTCACATCCCAGCTATAATGTCGAAGATCAACCGTGTTCAGTCTCTGAACCAAGCTCTGTTCCTGAATGCTTGAGCTTCCATCTCGAGACTTTTCAATGGATAGGCTACGCAGGAACATTTGAAGAGATAGCAGCTGCGGTTTACGTTCTGAAAAACGCTCGTTGTTTAAAGAATGCTACAATCTCTCTGTATTCAAGGGGCACAGAGAATggtttgatgatgattaaGGAGTTGGAATCTATGTCTAAAGGTTCAATCATGTGTCAGcttttagttaaattttaaaattctctcCATGAAATACATCTTGGATTTGAACCTTGATAATTAAAGTCTCAAACCTTTAGGTGTTTACAGAGAAACAGAGTCGATGGAACAGAGTTCTTATGAGTTTCCTTTTTAACATACTGTTTCCTATTttactctctctgttttctctattttattaattaaaatatcaagaaaatatttatattaatgttaaCTAGCAGATCTTATATAAGAGTCGAGGATTAAAGGAAAAGCAAAACTAGGGTTTTACTTCTCTGAcgaagcttttctttttctactaGTCAGCtgaaaaattagggtttttttccCCTCCTTTCGTATCTTACGATTGGGCGATGAAAGCTCCAAGATTGGGAAGTGAAGAGGTTTCATATTCGGATAGGATTAGTTACTTACCTGATGATTTGCTTTTACGAATACTCTCATTCATTCATACAAGCGATGCTATCTCCACAAGCTTATTATCTAAACGATGGAAGTTTGTGTGGAAGATGATGCCAACACTTGATCTTGATGAAGATTCTTGTCGCAATATTGGCACCCTTCGATTTGACGAAGGTTGTTGCATGTTCTTGAAATCACATGAAGCTCCGGTTCTTACAAGTTTGAATCTCAAACTTATGACACCTTCTCATGATATAGATCGtcttttatcaaatattaaacCCATTCTTCATGAGATCACAATCACTTCTTATAGGTACAGTACTATCAGATTCCCAAGGAATCTTAACGTCTGCCAAACACTTGTCGTGATGAAACTCCAAGACAAGGTTCTTGTGGATGTTTCTTTCCCGGTTTGTTTCCGGTCCTTGAAAAGTTTGCACCTCACACGCGTGAAATACTCTTGCCGAGAATCTTTCACCACACTTTTATCAGCTTGTCCTGTTCTTGAAGATTTAGATCTCTTCATTGGCAGAGTTCACTATGACTGTCTTAACTCGTTTACTATATGGGTGCCGTCCTTACAGAGATTATCTATATGTGACGAGTCATACCGCTTTCGTAGCACGACGTTTGAAATAAGTGTTCCTTCTTTGAAATACTTAAAAATCGCGTGTCAGGACAGTTGCTTTAAGTTTGTTGAGGACATGCCTAACTTAGTTGAGGCACATGTTGAAGCTAATCAACATGAAACTAAGAACCTCTTGAGATTTCTCACCTCAGTTGAACGTCTTAAGGTTCACTCTCTTTAATGGTATACTCttagtttttatctttctttcctAATCATTTAGTTATTCTGTGGCTCTGTTTGATGatggtttttctttctccgGCATGCAGGATCCAGATCTTACCGATAGAATCTTCCACCAGCTTCTTTATCTTGAGCTGCATTTGCACAAAAGACTCAATGGGGATCGAATTCTGAGTTTGCTCAAACATTCTCCTAATCTACAAACTCTCAAGCTCAACGAGGTAAATCAAAATGTCGCGGTTTTTTATATTAGCTTAAATAGCTCTCTTTTGTATGTTCTTTACCTAACTCAGATGCCTTATGTTTCCAGAGAAACCTTTACGTTCTATCAAGGATCAACCGAATATATCTGTTCGTAAACCGAATTCTGTTCCTGAGTGCTTAACCTTCCATCTTGAAACTCTTGAGTGGCAAGGCTATGCAGGAAGACCGGAAGATAAAGAAATCGCTGTTTACATTTTGGGAAACGCTCTTCGTCTCAACACGGCTACGATCTCTCGATATTTCAGCTCCAGCCGCTTCCGTCACCACCAGAAGAAGGATCTAAAAATTGTGGAGGAGTTAAAATCTATAACTAAGGCCTCAACTTCATGTCAGCTTGTACTTCAACAGTtcattgaaattaaatattcaaTGTAGTTTAACATGAATGTAAATCATTATTAGGTTGAATGTGTTATTAGCATAAGCCTattgaagttttattttactctGCAtctgaaacagaggaatctCTTTGATGACAAGAAATAAACATAGAAGTTAACTTGATAGATGTGTTTGTAATAGTAGACGACGTACCTTGCTACTcaagttttgttagttttagGGTATGTGAAAtccaagaaaatcaatataGAAATAATAAAGAGAACGAGCAACAAAAGTAAagtgatattttaaaatatcttttgttttattgggatatattttaaaataaagtgcTAATTATAAGTTTAATATTCATTCTTCTTAAAATACgtaaaccaatcaaaacaaaatatatttctatgtataaatattattagGATTAGGATAAGAACCGTTGCAGCTACCTTCATCGACATTTTACTTATTCGATGGAATAAGTTATGATGCATCATCTGCTGCGGCCGCAGAAAACTATTTGATATGGGAGAAACAATGGCTCGAATGGAAAGATGTGAATGGCTTTCTCTAATCCAAAGTGGATTAAGCACTGAGATTTTTTCATGGATAGCTTATGCTACATCATCAAAAGAAGCATGGGAAATTTTGATGGTGAGATCAGTAGGTGGTCCTATATTTCAAGCTAGAAAGCTTCTTGATCTCAAGAAAGAGTACAACAACACGACAATGAGCGATGCGGAAACGGTTCATGAGTTTACTGGAAAATTATTGGAGCTAGTGTTTCGTATGAAGTCTTGCGGGTGGAAGGtcgaagaaaaaatattggtgaagaagattctttcCTCTTTGCCTCCAAGATTCGATAAAGTCTTAGTGGAGGTTGCAGAAAAACTTTCTGTTAATGTCATTATCGATTGCTTGTTGGTTCATGAATACAATATGAGACCGGATCAAGAGTCTTTTCAAGAATCTGTCATTCAGAGTGTTAATGTGGAAGAAAGTTTTGAAGCAGAAGCTGAAATATTATACTCTTTGAATGACATTACTCAGAGCCAAGTGGCAATGATGGAGAGACAAAGTGAAGTGTTGTCGTTGGtgcaaaagaatcaaaagatgCTAATGCAgatgcaaaaacaaatgatgatGTTAATGCAGCAGAAAGATCATGTGTTAGCACACTCCGAATCTTATGAGGAGGAGATGACAAAAGTGATCGAGTCTATGGAGAAACACTACTTGAAGAAAaagtagttttgtttatttttgtttggttttggttttttctttgtttggtgTTCCTGAAAGTTGATTAATTACTGATCATGGATTCATTCATAAAATTCGTCTTTGCATAAATTGTGGACTTCAACTTTTGGTAATTGTGAGACTTCTTACTCGAAACAGAGacttattatattttgtcacctcttaaaacagagaaaaacagagaagtatCGATTTAGAGATCAAAAGAATGTGATGTGTGCTGTTATTGTGGATGAAGAGCATTTGCATAATGTTCTAATTTGgtagtttttttccttcaataatatatgatatagtGAGCAACATCTTTAGAATATGTTTagtaaatttttgtaaaacaaattgaCCTACctcaccaaaaacaaacttcaTTGGACCAGAATTAAGTAGCCATTAGGATCAAATCAACAATAATATACTATTTATGTGATGAAATATGAATCCCCATCATTGTCCTATATGaatcaacatttaatatattttaattagtcGAATCTTAAAAATGAATCCCAGTCATATTATCTTTATGTATGTAGAAGAAGATATAATCAACATTAAATAGATTATTATAGTACATCAACATGAATACCCCATCTTGTcatattatatgtatgtgGGATAGAATCAACATGAATCCACATTCAGTATTCAAATTAGAAATGATCGTAGGCTATGACTCTAaagttaattttaatttatatgatgAATGCGAGTACCCCCATTATAGATTCATActatacattattttatatgatcaaatatgaatcatcatcattgttcTCCTATACTTGCTCTTCATTCCGAATGTAGCAATAGAATCTCCATATTGCTTTTTACCAATTCTAACCATAAACAATTCATAGATAAATGCATGTTGGGTAGTGCTTTGTCTACTAGTAATTAATAACATTATCGATTACAATATTTGAGCAAATCAGGCaatctttaaataaaaatatgtatacgATGACTCTTCCGTCCAActaatatattgaaaatattataagatccaaattatttcattatttatatcaaacaaaaacaagaaataaataagaCTTGTCTTTGTTCATGTAAACAAGACcactttgttgtttgtttctctattttacaaatttgtaaattatatttttgttatgtttctttcCACATTTTTATTAGGTCATCCAACTACCCACCTCCCCAAAACTATTGGAGGATCCAagtcctctctctctcaaccATATATCTTATATTTCCTTTGCAAAAGGATAGCCTTTATTATTTAATACACATAGATTCCATTATTGTTATGGCTACCTCATTCTATTCTATAAAGCATAcatatgagaagaagaagcaaaatatagACTATGTGAAAGATAAAtgaatatttcatatttgtgAGACAAATTAATTAGATTAGAATTAACATTTTGTAGCTAGTCCATATTAGTGATAAATTTCCACTTATAAAGACatattttcctcttttgttttttatacgTAAGCTTGTCTTCTTATTGGCTAAAAGTAGAAAACACCAACTTGGACAACatcatttaaattataaaaccctccaataaataaaacttggTTTATCCAATCATCTTATTTCTCTGTGCTCTCCACCATTTTACATAAACCCCAAAatctctcttcatcatcatcattcatcaacatcatctctctttctctatctcgCTGTccctccttctctttctcattcatTGCAATGGGCAGAAGATGCTCACACTGTGGAAACGTAGGACATAACTCAAGAACATGTTCTTCTTACCAAACAAGAGTAGTTAGGCTCTTTGGTGTTCATCTAGACACCACAAGCTCTTCTCcgccgcctcctcctcctccctcGATTTTGGCCGCTGCAATAAAGAAAAGTTTCAGCATGGATTGCTTGCCGGCATgttcctcctcttcctcttcctttgCTGGTTATCTCTCCGATGGTCTCGCCCATAAAACACCTGACCGCAAAAAAGGTTACAACTTTGACATATTATGCCACTTtccgagtttttttttacaatagGATAGTGacgtttttttattaatcCAAAAGTTCCGGGTATTAGGCCCATAATCGATTTGTATCGGAGATCAAAACATGTTAAACTGGTCATCGGTGGGATTGGTTTTGCCATAAAGATTTTGTACGTATATCCAAGTCGGACCATTTCCTAAAGCATGCAACcgctatatatataagagtaGTCAAGAAAATGATGTGTCTATAACGCGATCTTTAGCCTAggattttgttaaaagtttttccaaaaataataatttgtgttTCCGTAATTAGGGGTTCCATGGACGGCGGAAGAGCACCGGACGTTTCTAATTGGATTAGAAAAGCTTGGAAAAGGAGATTGGAGAGGAATCTCTAGAAACTTCGTCGTCACAAAATCCCCGACACAAGTGGCAAGTCATGCTCAAAAATACTTTCTCCGGCAAACTACCACTCTCCATCACAAGAGACGCCGCACCAGCCTCTTTGATATGGCAAGTAATTCCAATCTTTTCTCTATACATGCATGACAAAAGAATTTAAACTCTTTGTATCAAACTTTTATGTattaaatcaaaatgtttctGTATCCAACAAAAGTCACATCTTCAAAAGTTCAAACAgaatttttatgttgttttaaaagttttctttccaagtttttttttcccacttAAAATATCGGAAttttctaaaccaaaaattagtCAAGATTTTAAGTTTAATCTAAGCTTTATTTTAATACCAAGTATATATGAACATATAATTTCTTGTAGAAtccgaagaaaaaaatagaaaataatctTGAAttgacaaatttttatattcaacAGGTTTCGGCCGGcaatgttgaagaaaatagTACTACTAAGAGGATATGTAATGATCATATTGGGTCGAGCTCAAAGGTTGTTTGGAAACAAGGATTACTCAATCCTCGTCTTGGATATCCAGATCCGAAAGTATCAGTATCCGGCTCGGGTAACTCCGGTGGACTCGATCTTGAGCTGAAGCTTGCGTCCATTCAATCTCCTGAATCGAATATTAGACCTATTAGCGTTACGTGAATCTATATAACACGTTATGATCAGTTTCATTAGAATAATTCaaatgtttacatatataatatcttatCGATCCTatctaatttgattttgatttaacgTTAGTTACTTTGATAATTTCGTcgatattgtttttttggttttttcatTGTGAGATTTTTTGTCTTGGAAGTTGGATCCATACATATTTCTGtaaaactttatatttaaGGTATATATATCTAGCGCTCATAAAAGTTTCAATATTCCTATTATACTTTTAATAAGAAAGTTTCTTACGATAGAATTAGAACGGATAAGACAATTTTGTACATAGTACAACTTGTTtgaagtttcttgttttctagttcattaaatatttcaagattcgtttttaaaaaaaatattcttttcgAAATGTGtttcaaaaatttagaatACTTTTAACATATCTAAAAATTTagaatacttttaaaatttcgtttttaaCAGAATACTTTCACATTGTTAGTTTTCtgttaataaaacaataaacacGAGTTTCAAACATAATGTAAAGATAACTTTAAGAACTGATATTGAGTCCACAAGAGCTCAATAATATTTAACACTGAATCCACTTTAACACAAAACCAAGGGTCTTTCTCAGAattgttataattttgttgttggcgaaaaagaaaaaagaaacaaaaaggtcACATTTTTTACATTTCTATATTTAGTGCAAGTTGTTTAATAGTGACACTACTATTGGAAATGACCCAAAGTGACTGGACGACaagatattatattatttatgattttgatatatactTCCTCTTTTCAcacaaaatttggtttaaaacattattttgtaagaaaatatgatcattttatatttccaatattttttatctaattttaattttaattctaatattttaatttattatttacgAAGAGaaatctatttaaaataaCGAACGATATGTAATagagatttatatatttttaatatgtatgaaaaatGCTAGAATAACATTTTTGTGAAGAGaatttaaaatagtcaaatagttttttttttttttgtcgattAAATAGTCAAATAGTTAAATGACAAAATTCTGTGAGAGAAATTAGGTGAATGGTTATTATGCCCAGACAAATTAAGCAAATGGGCAGTACGgcaatcaaaatttatttattatgattttcaATTAAACTTTGATCTTTGtgtaaatatattatgttaCGGAAAATATCATtcctctcaatctctcataaatcaaattaatattttgttaggTCTATTTTCACATCAAAAATGTGGTATAATacctaaaataaataagaaacatGAATATTCACTAGGGAAGTTCATTTGGTCT includes:
- a CDS encoding F-box/RNI-like/FBD-like domains-containing protein (F-box/RNI-like/FBD-like domains-containing protein; CONTAINS InterPro DOMAIN/s: F-box domain, cyclin-like (InterPro:IPR001810), FBD (InterPro:IPR013596), FBD-like (InterPro:IPR006566), F-box domain, Skp2-like (InterPro:IPR022364), Leucine-rich repeat 2 (InterPro:IPR013101); BEST Arabidopsis thaliana protein match is: F-box/RNI-like/FBD-like domains-containing protein (TAIR:AT5G56810.1); Has 30201 Blast hits to 17322 proteins in 780 species: Archae - 12; Bacteria - 1396; Metazoa - 17338; Fungi - 3422; Plants - 5037; Viruses - 0; Other Eukaryotes - 2996 (source: NCBI BLink).) yields the protein MKAPRLGSEEVSYSDRISYLPDDLLLRILSFIHTSDAISTSLLSKRWKFVWKMMPTLDLDEDSCRNIGTLRFDEGCCMFLKSHEAPVLTSLNLKLMTPSHDIDRLLSNIKPILHEITITSYRYSTIRFPRNLNVCQTLVVMKLQDKVLVDVSFPVCFRSLKSLHLTRVKYSCRESFTTLLSACPVLEDLDLFIGRVHYDCLNSFTIWVPSLQRLSICDESYRFRSTTFEISVPSLKYLKIACQDSCFKFVEDMPNLVEAHVEANQHETKNLLRFLTSVERLKDPDLTDRIFHQLLYLELHLHKRLNGDRILSLLKHSPNLQTLKLNEKPLRSIKDQPNISVRKPNSVPECLTFHLETLEWQGYAGRPEDKEIAVYILGNALRLNTATISRYFSSSRFRHHQKKDLKIVEELKSITKASTSCQLVLQQFIEIKYSM
- a CDS encoding myb-like transcription factor family protein (myb-like transcription factor family protein; CONTAINS InterPro DOMAIN/s: SANT, DNA-binding (InterPro:IPR001005), Homeodomain-like (InterPro:IPR009057), Myb, DNA-binding (InterPro:IPR014778), Zinc finger, CCHC-type (InterPro:IPR001878), HTH transcriptional regulator, Myb-type, DNA-binding (InterPro:IPR017930), Myb-like DNA-binding domain, SHAQKYF class (InterPro:IPR006447); BEST Arabidopsis thaliana protein match is: myb-like transcription factor family protein (TAIR:AT5G47390.1); Has 1025 Blast hits to 1022 proteins in 100 species: Archae - 0; Bacteria - 0; Metazoa - 0; Fungi - 2; Plants - 894; Viruses - 0; Other Eukaryotes - 129 (source: NCBI BLink).); the protein is MGRRCSHCGNVGHNSRTCSSYQTRVVRLFGVHLDTTSSSPPPPPPPSILAAAIKKSFSMDCLPACSSSSSSFAGYLSDGLAHKTPDRKKGVPWTAEEHRTFLIGLEKLGKGDWRGISRNFVVTKSPTQVASHAQKYFLRQTTTLHHKRRRTSLFDMVSAGNVEENSTTKRICNDHIGSSSKVVWKQGLLNPRLGYPDPKVSVSGSGNSGGLDLELKLASIQSPESNIRPISVT